A window of the Butyricimonas faecalis genome harbors these coding sequences:
- a CDS encoding UpxY family transcription antiterminator encodes MEKTNWYAVFTAFRTEKRVKERLEQAGIENYLPVREVEFERDGQVRRLEIPVISGCIFVHVPEMSLPSVLSILGVIALLRKERGPIVISDKQLDSLRMLCEHAETLEVVNEGLPGESVIGLLLPKK; translated from the coding sequence ATGGAGAAGACGAATTGGTATGCAGTTTTCACTGCTTTTCGGACGGAAAAACGTGTGAAGGAGCGTTTGGAGCAAGCGGGAATCGAAAATTATTTACCTGTACGGGAGGTGGAATTCGAGAGAGACGGGCAGGTGAGGAGATTGGAAATTCCTGTGATTTCAGGGTGTATTTTTGTGCATGTTCCTGAAATGAGTTTACCATCCGTGTTATCAATTTTGGGTGTGATCGCGTTGTTGAGGAAAGAACGGGGGCCGATCGTGATTTCGGACAAGCAGTTGGATAGTTTGCGGATGTTGTGTGAACATGCCGAGACGCTTGAAGTTGTAAATGAGGGATTACCGGGAGAATCTGTTATAGGATTGTTGCTACCGAAAAAGTAG
- a CDS encoding polysaccharide biosynthesis protein translates to MVALITNGLNRMRTLRSFSYTPRWIVFLIDVALAIMAVSIAYLIWVNFQIDRMRLDFVLTGALVIVGVRVISFLLGHTYSGIVRFTGTEDALRIYYVLTAGEIVLLLASGVFFLLYGYLFIPVSVLLTEYILLTSLMVMSRVIVKKVFAQYIGAERTKKNVIICGSDEYGIMAKHAMDNVEDATYNILAFVDVNDRKAGKIIEGVKIYKMSSLPDLLKRNRVDKVVIAKKMISPDKKREIVEICLAADVNVLEVPRFESWINGELSIRHIRNIKIEDLLERDVIHMEETNLRKQLLNKVVLVTGAAGSIGSEIVRQLTHFNPSLIVLFDQAESPLYDIELELKEECGFTDYKVEIGDVRDVDRVEGLFKTYHPNIVYHAAAYKHVPMMEKHPIEGVKTNIFGTKNVADCAVKYDCQRFVMISTDKAVNPTNVMGASKRIAEIYTQSLNHITNTRFITTRFGNVLGSNGSVIPRFKKQIEAGGPITVTHPEITRFFMTIPEACQLVLQAGALGHGGEIFVFDMGKSVKIVDLARKMIKLSGYEVGKDIHIVFTGLRPGEKLYEEVLNVKEKTLPTVHERIKIAKVREYNYGEVTDAMKALDIALQTKDNFAVVKQMKCIVPEFKSKNSIYESIDFQMEEEGVEHHMEEVLNKIQVTENLEVRE, encoded by the coding sequence ATGGTTGCACTTATTACAAATGGATTGAATAGGATGAGAACGTTGCGCTCATTCTCGTACACGCCACGTTGGATTGTATTTTTGATCGACGTGGCTCTTGCCATTATGGCAGTAAGCATTGCTTATCTGATTTGGGTCAATTTCCAGATCGACCGGATGAGGTTGGATTTCGTCTTGACCGGAGCCCTTGTTATTGTCGGCGTTCGGGTGATCAGTTTTCTCTTGGGACATACTTATTCCGGAATAGTACGTTTCACGGGAACGGAGGATGCATTGCGCATCTATTACGTGCTGACGGCAGGGGAGATCGTCCTTCTTCTGGCGAGTGGCGTGTTTTTCCTGTTGTATGGTTATCTTTTTATCCCGGTTTCGGTTTTACTTACGGAGTACATTCTTTTGACCAGTTTGATGGTTATGAGTCGGGTGATCGTGAAAAAAGTTTTCGCACAATATATCGGTGCCGAGCGTACCAAAAAGAACGTGATTATATGTGGTAGTGATGAATACGGAATCATGGCCAAGCATGCTATGGATAACGTGGAGGATGCCACGTATAATATTCTTGCATTTGTTGATGTGAATGACCGGAAGGCGGGAAAAATTATCGAGGGGGTCAAGATTTATAAGATGTCGTCTTTACCCGATTTGTTGAAACGTAACCGGGTGGATAAGGTGGTTATTGCTAAAAAGATGATTTCTCCTGATAAAAAGCGGGAAATTGTCGAGATTTGTTTGGCTGCCGATGTGAATGTGCTTGAGGTTCCTCGTTTCGAAAGTTGGATTAACGGGGAGTTGAGTATACGACATATCCGGAATATCAAGATCGAAGATTTGCTGGAGAGGGACGTGATTCACATGGAGGAGACCAATCTCCGAAAACAGTTGTTGAACAAAGTGGTACTAGTGACCGGGGCTGCCGGTTCGATCGGGAGTGAAATCGTGCGGCAGTTGACGCATTTTAATCCATCCCTGATTGTTTTATTTGATCAGGCCGAGTCGCCACTTTATGATATTGAGTTGGAGTTGAAAGAGGAGTGTGGTTTCACGGATTACAAAGTCGAGATCGGGGATGTGCGTGATGTAGACCGGGTGGAAGGACTTTTTAAAACTTATCACCCAAATATCGTGTATCACGCGGCGGCTTACAAGCACGTGCCTATGATGGAAAAACACCCGATTGAAGGCGTGAAAACGAATATTTTCGGAACGAAAAATGTTGCTGATTGTGCTGTAAAATATGATTGCCAGCGTTTTGTGATGATCTCCACCGATAAGGCCGTGAACCCGACAAACGTTATGGGGGCAAGTAAACGTATCGCGGAAATCTACACGCAATCATTGAATCATATTACGAATACTCGTTTTATTACCACTCGTTTTGGTAACGTGTTGGGTTCGAATGGTTCCGTGATTCCTCGTTTCAAGAAACAGATCGAAGCGGGTGGTCCGATAACGGTTACTCACCCGGAGATCACCCGTTTTTTCATGACGATTCCCGAAGCCTGTCAACTTGTTTTGCAGGCCGGGGCCTTGGGGCATGGCGGTGAAATATTTGTGTTTGATATGGGGAAGAGCGTTAAGATTGTCGATCTGGCTCGCAAGATGATTAAACTTTCCGGTTATGAGGTAGGGAAAGATATTCATATTGTTTTTACCGGTTTGAGGCCGGGAGAGAAATTGTACGAAGAGGTGCTTAACGTGAAGGAGAAGACCTTGCCGACCGTGCATGAACGAATAAAGATTGCTAAGGTACGTGAGTATAATTATGGTGAAGTTACAGATGCGATGAAGGCTCTTGATATAGCTTTACAGACAAAAGATAATTTTGCCGTGGTGAAACAAATGAAATGTATCGTTCCTGAGTTTAAATCAAAAAATTCAATCTATGAATCTATCGATTTCCAAATGGAAGAGGAAGGGGTAGAGCATCATATGGAGGAGGTTTTAAATAAAATTCAGGTGACCGAAAACTTAGAAGTCAGAGAGTAA
- a CDS encoding LptF/LptG family permease has translation MKKLDLYIIRKFLGTFFFSMVLILSIVVVFDLSERLEKFIENEAPVKEIIFDYYLNFVPYFANVFSSLFTFISVIFFTSKMAYNSEIIAILSTGISFRRMVRPYMISAGVIACLSLLLSAFIIPNANKKRIAFSEQYIWKKYSNKEENIHRQIAPGVFIYMSSFNVYSSRGNDFTYEVFREDTLVSKLTAKSISWNKELEKWRINNWTLREFDGIKETYTTGQTIDTVLSFSAAEFSEDPKKIKERLTLPELDEYIARQKLRGSSNVVEFQIEKYKMFSGAFATFILTLIGVCIASRKIRGGMGFHLGLGLLISFSYILFMQFSTVFATNGGMSPLLAVWIPNMLFAVVALFVYRAAPK, from the coding sequence ATGAAAAAATTAGATTTATATATTATCCGGAAGTTCCTAGGTACCTTTTTCTTTTCGATGGTACTGATCTTGAGTATTGTCGTGGTTTTTGACCTTTCGGAAAGACTGGAAAAATTTATTGAAAACGAGGCACCCGTGAAGGAAATCATATTTGATTATTATCTGAATTTCGTGCCTTATTTCGCGAACGTGTTTTCCTCGTTGTTCACCTTTATTTCGGTTATTTTCTTTACTTCTAAGATGGCTTATAATAGCGAGATTATTGCTATTTTAAGTACGGGTATCAGTTTCCGGAGGATGGTTCGCCCTTACATGATTTCGGCCGGAGTGATTGCTTGTCTGTCGCTCCTTTTAAGTGCTTTTATTATTCCGAATGCCAACAAGAAGCGTATCGCGTTCTCGGAGCAATATATCTGGAAAAAGTATAGTAACAAGGAAGAGAATATTCACCGGCAGATTGCACCCGGTGTCTTTATTTATATGTCGAGTTTTAATGTCTATTCCAGCCGGGGGAATGATTTCACTTACGAGGTATTTCGGGAAGACACGTTGGTTAGCAAGTTGACGGCAAAATCGATTTCATGGAATAAAGAGCTTGAGAAATGGCGGATCAATAACTGGACGTTGCGGGAATTTGACGGGATCAAGGAGACTTACACTACCGGGCAAACGATTGATACGGTATTGAGTTTCAGTGCGGCTGAATTTTCAGAGGATCCCAAGAAGATCAAGGAACGATTGACATTGCCGGAGTTGGATGAATACATTGCCCGGCAAAAATTGCGGGGAAGCAGTAACGTGGTCGAGTTTCAGATCGAGAAGTACAAGATGTTTTCGGGGGCTTTCGCGACATTTATATTAACGTTAATCGGGGTATGTATTGCTTCTCGTAAAATTCGGGGAGGGATGGGATTCCATTTGGGATTGGGGTTGTTAATTAGCTTTTCGTACATATTATTTATGCAATTTTCCACGGTTTTCGCAACCAATGGAGGTATGAGTCCGTTATTAGCGGTATGGATACCGAATATGTTGTTCGCTGTGGTGGCCTTATTTGTATACCGGGCGGCACCGAAGTAA
- the tgt gene encoding tRNA guanosine(34) transglycosylase Tgt, which produces MKYTLLAKDKNSDARCGVLTTDHGNIETPIFMPVGTVGTVKAVHARELKEDIKAQIILGNTYHLYLRPGTEVLEEAGGLHKFNSWDRPILTDSGGFQVFSLGDCRKITEEGVVFRSHIDGSKHLFTPENVMDIQRKIGADIIMAFDECPPGQSEYGYAKNSLELTQRWLERCVKRLDATEPLYGYHQSLFPIVQGCTFRDLREKAAEHAVALDREGYAIGGLAVGEEADVMYEMIQVVNRILPQDKPRYLMGVGTPENILEAISLGVDMFDCVMPTRNGRNGMLFTTEGVINIKNKKWEKDFSRIDPAVLSFVDSDYSKAYLRHLIKADEILGLQICSIHNLSFYLWLVREARKHILEGDFVTWKESTIKKVTRRL; this is translated from the coding sequence ATGAAATATACCCTTTTAGCGAAAGACAAGAATAGTGATGCACGGTGTGGTGTGTTAACCACGGATCATGGGAATATTGAAACTCCGATCTTTATGCCGGTGGGTACGGTGGGAACCGTGAAAGCCGTACACGCGAGAGAGTTGAAGGAAGATATTAAGGCCCAGATTATTTTGGGTAACACGTATCATTTGTATTTGCGACCGGGTACGGAGGTGTTGGAAGAAGCAGGAGGGTTACATAAATTTAATTCATGGGATCGTCCGATCCTCACGGATAGTGGTGGTTTTCAGGTTTTTTCTTTGGGTGATTGCCGGAAGATTACGGAAGAGGGCGTCGTGTTTCGCTCTCATATAGACGGTTCTAAGCATCTGTTCACGCCGGAGAATGTGATGGATATTCAGCGTAAGATAGGGGCTGACATTATCATGGCGTTTGATGAGTGTCCTCCGGGACAGAGTGAGTACGGTTACGCGAAGAATTCTTTGGAGTTGACGCAGCGTTGGTTGGAACGATGCGTGAAACGATTGGATGCCACGGAGCCATTGTACGGTTATCACCAGTCATTGTTCCCGATCGTGCAAGGATGTACTTTCCGAGATTTACGTGAAAAGGCGGCGGAACACGCTGTCGCTCTTGACCGGGAGGGATACGCTATCGGGGGATTGGCCGTTGGGGAGGAGGCCGATGTGATGTATGAAATGATTCAAGTGGTGAACCGGATTTTACCGCAGGATAAGCCCCGTTACCTGATGGGGGTCGGGACCCCGGAAAATATTTTGGAAGCTATTTCTTTGGGCGTGGATATGTTCGATTGCGTGATGCCAACCCGAAACGGGAGAAATGGTATGTTGTTTACCACGGAGGGCGTGATTAATATAAAGAACAAGAAATGGGAAAAGGATTTCAGTCGTATTGACCCGGCCGTCTTGAGTTTTGTTGACAGCGATTATTCGAAAGCGTATTTACGTCATTTAATCAAGGCGGATGAAATTTTAGGGCTACAAATTTGCTCGATCCATAATTTGTCGTTTTATTTGTGGTTAGTACGTGAAGCTCGCAAACACATATTAGAAGGAGATTTCGTGACATGGAAAGAGAGCACGATAAAAAAAGTTACACGAAGATTATAG
- a CDS encoding S9 family peptidase — MRMFYKLIVCMFIVGFALPVNAQNKSKKFTLEDFNLTYTFRTHGVSGLRSLNDGEHYTVLENNGKKLVMYSYKTGKAVSTLLDLNDPKYKAVQVIQNYEFSPEEDRILICTNINPIYRRSFTADYFVFDLKNKELKPLSEGGSQRLATFSPNGTKVAFVRDNNIFIADLRFGSEIQITFDGKFNEIINGAPDWVYEEEFGFNKAFEWAPDGSAIAFIKFDESAVKTYHMNMFKGQYPAYEQNALYPSNYSYKYPKAGETNSIVSVHVYDIKDRMTTPMNIGEETDIYIPRIKWTKDPKRLAIMKLNRFQNHLEILLANARVGSTTVLYREENKYYIAESNLDNLIFMEDGQHFIMSSEKSGYSHLYLYAMSGKEIQPITSGKYDVVDFYGYDPVKKLYYYASHEESPLEKYIYSIDLKGKKKKLTPTKGWNEAEFSKSFKYYINIVSNADMPHVYTLYAANGKAVRTLEDNAALKAKLEDYAVAKKEFIQIPAADGTTLLNAWLMKPVNFDASKSYPLLIVQYSGPNSQQVSNSWGMDWTQYLAQEGYIVACIDPRGTAARGEEFRKCTYMQLGKIESDDMIAAAKWLAGQSYIDAKKVGIWGWSFGGFMSSLCLMKGNDVFSTAIAVAPVTHWGFYDSIYTERFMRRPQDNPSGYNDNSPINWVKHLKGNLLLCHGTADDNVHVQNTYELSEALVQANKQFDMQIYTNRNHSIYGGYTRLQLYTKFVNYLNQHLK; from the coding sequence ATGAGGATGTTTTACAAGTTAATTGTATGTATGTTTATCGTGGGGTTTGCTCTACCCGTAAACGCTCAAAACAAGAGCAAAAAATTCACTCTGGAAGATTTTAACTTGACCTACACGTTCAGGACACATGGTGTTTCAGGCCTCCGCTCGTTAAATGACGGGGAACACTATACCGTGTTGGAAAACAATGGTAAAAAATTGGTCATGTACAGCTACAAGACCGGGAAAGCCGTCAGCACGCTACTAGACTTAAACGATCCCAAGTACAAAGCGGTCCAGGTCATCCAAAATTATGAATTCAGCCCGGAAGAAGACCGGATTTTGATCTGCACGAATATAAATCCCATCTATCGTCGCTCATTCACGGCAGATTATTTCGTGTTTGATTTAAAAAACAAAGAATTGAAACCTCTATCGGAAGGTGGTTCTCAACGTCTGGCAACCTTCTCTCCCAACGGAACGAAAGTCGCATTCGTGAGAGACAACAATATCTTTATCGCTGACCTACGCTTCGGCTCCGAGATACAGATCACCTTTGACGGGAAATTTAACGAAATCATCAACGGAGCCCCTGACTGGGTATATGAAGAAGAATTCGGATTCAACAAAGCATTCGAGTGGGCCCCCGACGGGTCAGCTATCGCGTTCATTAAATTCGATGAATCGGCCGTGAAAACTTACCACATGAATATGTTCAAAGGGCAATATCCGGCATACGAACAAAACGCTCTTTATCCTTCAAACTACTCTTATAAATACCCGAAAGCCGGGGAAACCAATTCCATCGTGAGCGTTCACGTTTATGACATTAAAGATCGCATGACTACCCCTATGAACATTGGTGAAGAAACCGATATTTACATCCCCCGCATCAAATGGACAAAAGACCCGAAGAGATTAGCCATCATGAAACTGAACCGTTTCCAAAATCACCTGGAAATCCTATTGGCCAATGCCCGCGTGGGAAGTACAACCGTACTTTACCGGGAAGAAAACAAATATTATATCGCGGAAAGCAACTTGGACAACTTGATCTTCATGGAAGACGGGCAACACTTCATCATGAGCAGCGAAAAAAGTGGTTATTCCCACCTCTACCTGTATGCCATGAGCGGGAAAGAAATCCAGCCGATCACGTCCGGGAAATACGACGTGGTCGACTTCTACGGGTACGATCCGGTAAAAAAACTTTACTACTATGCCTCTCACGAAGAATCACCCCTGGAAAAATACATCTACTCCATCGACCTGAAGGGCAAAAAGAAAAAACTCACCCCGACCAAAGGATGGAATGAAGCAGAATTCAGCAAATCATTCAAATACTATATTAATATAGTATCCAACGCGGATATGCCACACGTGTACACCCTGTACGCGGCAAACGGGAAAGCCGTCCGCACGCTGGAAGACAATGCCGCGTTGAAAGCAAAACTGGAAGATTACGCTGTTGCCAAAAAAGAATTCATCCAGATCCCGGCAGCTGACGGAACCACCCTGTTGAACGCGTGGCTCATGAAACCGGTGAACTTTGACGCGTCAAAATCTTACCCGCTACTAATCGTCCAATACAGTGGTCCGAACTCTCAGCAAGTAAGCAATAGCTGGGGTATGGACTGGACACAATACCTCGCACAAGAAGGTTACATCGTGGCTTGTATCGACCCCCGCGGAACGGCTGCCAGAGGAGAAGAATTCCGGAAATGCACCTACATGCAACTCGGTAAAATCGAGAGTGACGACATGATCGCCGCGGCCAAATGGCTTGCCGGACAATCTTACATCGACGCTAAAAAAGTAGGCATCTGGGGATGGAGTTTTGGCGGATTCATGTCATCACTCTGCCTGATGAAAGGGAATGACGTGTTCTCCACGGCTATCGCGGTCGCTCCCGTTACTCACTGGGGCTTCTACGACTCCATCTACACGGAACGCTTCATGAGACGTCCGCAGGACAATCCTTCCGGCTACAACGACAACTCCCCGATTAACTGGGTAAAACACTTAAAAGGGAATTTACTGTTATGCCACGGAACCGCGGATGATAACGTACACGTGCAAAACACCTACGAACTATCCGAGGCTCTCGTACAAGCGAACAAACAATTCGACATGCAAATTTACACCAACCGGAACCATAGCATATATGGCGGTTACACGCGATTACAACTGTACACTAAATTTGTGAACTATTTGAATCAGCACTTGAAATAA
- a CDS encoding aminoacyl-histidine dipeptidase: MNKCICTLEPKAIWENFYKLTQVPRPSNHEEKAREFVMNWAKENGIHAEMDEAHNILLSKPATPGMENRKGVILQGHLDMVPQKNEDKQHDFTKDPISAYVDGEWVTADGTTLGADNGIGVATGMAILLSKDIPHGPVEVLITATEETGMDGANGIRHNWLKGDILLNLDSETEGELYVGCAGGIDGEIVFDYTPEAVPAGHKAFQLSLKGLKGGHSGMDINLGRGNANKLYFRFLKAVSKELDLRLSSVSGGNMRNAIPREAFGIVTVPAANADKFLAKVKEYEEIFKAELSAKEPTLTLFAEETALPQNVMPVKVQYNLINAIKACPNGAMRMIDSMPDTVETSNNLAIVKGGDGKIEIYMLMRSSVETAKMSLAQVVQSVFELAEANKINFTGEYPGWKPNPDSAIRKEMEEVYMKLYGKKPAIMAIHAGLECGILGSAYPHWDMISFGPTISSPHSPDEKVNIESVNKFWEFLKATLAAIPTK; encoded by the coding sequence ATGAATAAATGTATCTGCACGTTAGAGCCCAAGGCTATTTGGGAAAACTTTTATAAACTAACTCAAGTTCCGCGTCCGTCAAACCATGAAGAAAAAGCCAGAGAATTTGTTATGAATTGGGCAAAAGAAAACGGAATCCATGCTGAAATGGACGAGGCTCACAATATATTATTGAGCAAACCGGCAACCCCGGGCATGGAAAACCGCAAAGGAGTCATCCTGCAAGGTCACTTGGACATGGTGCCTCAAAAAAATGAAGACAAACAACATGATTTCACCAAAGACCCGATTTCTGCCTATGTCGACGGGGAATGGGTAACCGCAGACGGCACCACCCTCGGAGCAGACAACGGTATCGGCGTTGCCACCGGAATGGCTATCTTATTATCAAAGGACATTCCTCACGGTCCGGTTGAAGTGTTGATCACGGCTACCGAAGAAACCGGAATGGACGGAGCAAACGGTATCCGCCACAACTGGTTAAAAGGAGACATCTTGTTGAATCTTGACTCTGAAACAGAAGGTGAATTGTATGTCGGTTGTGCCGGCGGTATCGACGGAGAGATCGTATTCGACTATACTCCCGAAGCAGTTCCCGCGGGACACAAAGCATTCCAATTATCACTGAAAGGCTTAAAGGGTGGTCACTCCGGAATGGACATCAACTTGGGTAGAGGAAATGCCAACAAATTATATTTCCGTTTCTTGAAAGCCGTCAGCAAAGAGCTGGATCTTCGCCTTTCTTCCGTATCCGGTGGAAACATGAGAAATGCCATCCCGCGTGAAGCTTTCGGCATCGTGACGGTTCCGGCTGCCAATGCAGACAAATTCTTGGCTAAAGTAAAAGAATACGAGGAAATCTTCAAAGCAGAATTAAGTGCTAAAGAACCCACCCTTACTCTCTTTGCCGAAGAAACCGCCCTGCCGCAAAACGTGATGCCGGTAAAAGTACAATATAACCTGATCAACGCCATCAAAGCTTGCCCGAACGGTGCCATGAGAATGATCGATTCCATGCCTGACACGGTTGAAACCTCCAACAACCTGGCCATCGTGAAAGGTGGTGACGGAAAGATCGAAATATACATGTTAATGCGTTCTTCCGTTGAAACAGCTAAAATGTCTTTGGCACAAGTCGTACAATCCGTTTTTGAACTAGCTGAAGCCAACAAAATCAACTTCACCGGAGAATACCCGGGCTGGAAACCGAACCCGGACTCAGCCATCCGCAAAGAAATGGAAGAAGTTTACATGAAACTGTACGGCAAAAAACCGGCCATCATGGCCATCCATGCCGGATTGGAATGCGGTATCCTGGGATCTGCTTACCCCCATTGGGACATGATATCCTTCGGACCGACCATCAGTTCTCCTCACTCTCCGGACGAGAAAGTGAACATCGAATCCGTAAATAAATTCTGGGAATTCTTGAAAGCTACTTTAGCTGCAATTCCTACAAAATAA
- a CDS encoding AMP-binding protein, which produces MTLKKLTLPELLKNSCSKFSKNLSLNFVASGKKTYQDLYNEVVSIANHLLHLGVKKGDKVAILSANMPNWGITQFAIANIGAIAVPVLPGFCSTELQNILEHAEVKVIFVSRLLAKCLEGVKTPFLKHKILINNFSTIPEGCYQPEELDKLVPDISLNNTTPLPEVSIEEEDIASIIYTSGTTGFSKGVVLTHKNLVWDARQCHTIQPVDETYRFLSILPMAHTYENTLGLLLPLMYGAQVYYLDRVPTPKLLVPAMQKIRPTVVLSVPLIIEKIYKSQVLPKFTGSKWMSKLYQFAPARKLFNRLAGKKLMETFGGELKFFGIGGSKLDGTVEQFLREAKFPYAIGYGLTETAPMAAGSNPSQTFLQGVGPVMEGVQIKINDPDNSGQGEIWIKGPNVMKGYYKRPELTAETFTEDGWFKTGDLGSFDKKNRLAIRGRIKTMILGASGENIYPEEIESIINNFRFVNESLVVENSGKLVAMVHFNMEELEKQYQRLKDQAGNYKEKINDYIEEQKQELRDYVNARVNNFSKLQLVLVQHEPFEKTPTHKIKRFLYCK; this is translated from the coding sequence ATGACTTTAAAGAAATTGACGTTACCGGAACTCTTGAAAAATAGCTGTTCCAAGTTTTCAAAAAATTTATCTTTAAATTTTGTCGCAAGCGGAAAAAAAACTTACCAAGATTTATATAACGAAGTTGTGTCTATTGCCAACCATTTACTGCATCTAGGGGTAAAGAAAGGAGACAAAGTAGCCATCTTAAGTGCCAACATGCCAAACTGGGGAATCACCCAATTTGCCATCGCAAACATTGGAGCTATTGCCGTACCTGTCCTACCGGGATTCTGTTCTACAGAACTCCAAAATATACTGGAACATGCAGAGGTTAAAGTGATCTTCGTTTCTCGCTTACTGGCAAAATGTCTGGAAGGAGTAAAAACACCGTTCCTTAAGCATAAAATCTTGATCAACAACTTCTCAACGATCCCAGAAGGATGCTACCAACCGGAAGAATTGGATAAATTGGTCCCGGATATTAGTTTGAACAACACAACCCCTCTCCCCGAAGTTTCGATTGAAGAAGAGGACATTGCATCAATCATTTATACTTCCGGTACCACAGGATTCTCAAAAGGAGTGGTCTTAACACACAAAAATCTGGTATGGGATGCACGCCAGTGCCACACCATCCAGCCCGTGGACGAAACCTACCGTTTCCTGAGTATTCTACCGATGGCACATACTTACGAAAATACGCTGGGACTATTGTTACCCTTGATGTACGGAGCACAGGTATATTACCTGGATCGGGTGCCGACGCCGAAACTACTTGTTCCGGCCATGCAGAAAATCCGTCCTACAGTAGTTTTATCCGTGCCTTTGATCATCGAGAAAATCTACAAATCGCAAGTGTTACCTAAATTCACCGGTTCGAAATGGATGAGTAAACTCTATCAATTCGCCCCGGCCCGTAAACTATTCAACCGATTGGCCGGCAAGAAACTGATGGAAACCTTCGGTGGTGAATTAAAATTCTTCGGGATCGGTGGATCCAAACTGGATGGTACCGTAGAACAATTCCTGCGGGAAGCCAAATTCCCTTATGCCATCGGTTACGGACTCACGGAAACAGCTCCCATGGCCGCGGGTTCCAACCCGTCACAGACATTCCTTCAAGGAGTAGGCCCTGTCATGGAAGGTGTGCAAATTAAAATCAATGATCCCGACAATAGCGGACAAGGAGAAATCTGGATCAAAGGTCCCAACGTGATGAAAGGATACTACAAACGTCCGGAACTCACCGCGGAAACCTTCACGGAAGACGGTTGGTTCAAAACCGGCGACTTGGGTTCTTTCGACAAGAAGAACAGGTTAGCCATCCGCGGAAGAATCAAAACCATGATCCTCGGTGCATCCGGAGAAAACATCTACCCGGAAGAGATTGAATCCATCATTAATAACTTCCGCTTTGTGAACGAATCCTTGGTAGTGGAAAATAGCGGAAAACTGGTTGCCATGGTTCATTTCAACATGGAAGAACTTGAAAAACAATACCAAAGACTGAAAGACCAAGCCGGAAACTACAAGGAAAAAATCAACGATTACATCGAAGAACAAAAACAAGAACTACGGGATTACGTGAACGCCCGGGTGAATAACTTCTCAAAACTACAACTTGTACTCGTACAACACGAACCTTTTGAAAAGACCCCCACTCACAAGATCAAACGTTTCTTGTACTGCAAATAA
- a CDS encoding fumarylacetoacetate hydrolase family protein, with protein sequence MKLLCAEYNEAGEVAYNVIGDNALLRNNDDFYIPAFATELSCVPQVVLRIGKIGKHVAERFAGRYYEEVGVGIRFYADNLERELLAASLSPAAAMAFDSSAALSPMKSLTGVSPENMIFSFELNGKNVFTREVGELARRPEETLAAMSEYYMLKIGDFLFCGGTFRQRDLSIGDHLRVLLDGECLLDFQIK encoded by the coding sequence ATGAAATTACTTTGTGCGGAGTATAATGAGGCGGGAGAGGTGGCTTATAATGTTATCGGTGACAATGCCCTTTTGCGAAATAATGATGATTTCTATATTCCGGCTTTTGCCACGGAGTTGAGTTGTGTACCACAGGTTGTATTACGGATCGGGAAGATCGGGAAGCACGTGGCCGAGCGTTTTGCCGGACGGTATTATGAAGAGGTGGGGGTAGGCATCCGTTTTTACGCGGACAATTTGGAACGGGAATTGCTGGCAGCTTCTTTATCTCCCGCGGCCGCGATGGCTTTTGATTCTTCGGCAGCCCTTTCACCGATGAAGTCGTTGACGGGTGTTTCGCCGGAAAATATGATTTTTTCGTTTGAATTGAACGGGAAGAATGTTTTCACGCGTGAAGTGGGTGAATTGGCGCGGAGACCGGAGGAGACGCTTGCTGCGATGTCTGAGTATTATATGTTGAAGATCGGAGATTTCCTGTTTTGCGGGGGAACTTTCCGGCAGAGAGATTTGTCTATCGGGGATCACCTTCGGGTTCTCTTGGATGGGGAGTGTTTACTGGACTTTCAGATAAAGTAA